GCTTTCAGGTTGGACACCATCTGCGCCGGAGGAATCACCGTCAGACTGACATCTTGATCGGGATCAATACCACCTGCGGCTAACCAATAGCGCAACAGCAGGTTGTGCATCGAGGTTTTGTGAACGACACCAAGGGTGTGAACTTTGTCAGGGGTTTGATCAATCATCGCCTTAAAGTCAGGCAGCGATCGCACACCCTGTTCATACAAATGCTTGTTAAAGGTGATGGCGTTACCGTTGCGAGACAGAGTCAGTGCCGTGACAATGGGCAGCGGAGCCATGCCATTCATCCCCAGGGTGAGTGCCAGTGGCATTCCTGTCACCATCTGAGCCGCATCCAATCGGCCAGAGGTCATGCCCTGAGCGATCGCCTTCCAACCGGGTTCCCGGCTCAGTGTGACTTCTTCTAACCCATGCTTCTGGAAGAAGCCTTTTTCTTTCGCCACAACCAACGGCGCACAGTCGGTCAATGGAATAAAGCCAATTTCTAAGTTGACCTTTTCTAAACCATGACGAGCGATCGCCACATTCTGCTTGGTCTTGCGCTGTTTAGCTCGCTTCTGCTGATTCAGGAAGTAAAGAATCTCACCTCGTAAGGCGTAGTAATTGGGATGGTTGACCACATCTAATCGGTGGCGCGGACGGGGAAAGGGAATTTCTAAAATCTGCCCAATGTGCGCTTCAGGTCCATTGGTCATCATCACAACGCGATCGGACAACAGCAACGCTTCATCCACGTCGTGCGTCACCATAATGCACGTCACCTGGCTCTCTTCACAAATTGCCATCAACTTTTCTTGCAGATTGCCACGAGTCAGCGCATCCAGCGCACCAAACGGTTCGTCTAACAGCAATACTTTGGGACGAGTTGCCAACCCACGGGCGATCGCCACCCGCTGCTTCATTCCACCCGACAATTGCCCCGGATACTTGTCTGCTGCCGGACGCAGTCCCACCAAGTCGATATGATGCTCAACCACGTCCTGACGTTCGGCTTTGGGTGCTCTGGTCATAACTCGATTGACTGCCAGAGCAATGTTTTGACGCACCGTTAACCAGGGTAAAAGAGAGTAATTCTGAAACACCACCATGCGATCGGGTCCAGGTTGCGTCACCTGCCGACCCTCTAACACAACCCCACCCTGTGTCGGCTTATCCAAGCCCGCCACAATGTTGAGCAGTGTTGATTTACCACATCCAGAGTGTCCGATCAGAGAGACAAACTCACCCTTTTGAATTTTCAGATTGATGTTTTTGAGTGCAATGTAAGTACCGCCACCTGGAAGCGAAAAGGTGCGATCGACGTGATCTACTTCAACAAAGACAGCCA
Above is a genomic segment from Oscillatoria sp. FACHB-1407 containing:
- a CDS encoding nitrate ABC transporter ATP-binding protein (This model describes the ATP binding subunits of ATP-binding cassette (ABC) transporters for nitrate transport, or for bicarbonate transport, in bacteria and archaea.); translation: MAVFVEVDHVDRTFSLPGGGTYIALKNINLKIQKGEFVSLIGHSGCGKSTLLNIVAGLDKPTQGGVVLEGRQVTQPGPDRMVVFQNYSLLPWLTVRQNIALAVNRVMTRAPKAERQDVVEHHIDLVGLRPAADKYPGQLSGGMKQRVAIARGLATRPKVLLLDEPFGALDALTRGNLQEKLMAICEESQVTCIMVTHDVDEALLLSDRVVMMTNGPEAHIGQILEIPFPRPRHRLDVVNHPNYYALRGEILYFLNQQKRAKQRKTKQNVAIARHGLEKVNLEIGFIPLTDCAPLVVAKEKGFFQKHGLEEVTLSREPGWKAIAQGMTSGRLDAAQMVTGMPLALTLGMNGMAPLPIVTALTLSRNGNAITFNKHLYEQGVRSLPDFKAMIDQTPDKVHTLGVVHKTSMHNLLLRYWLAAGGIDPDQDVSLTVIPPAQMVSNLKAGNIDGYCAGEPWNAHAVHEGIGYVMATSLDIWAGHCEKLLGVREDWANQYPQTHIALVRALLEACEYCDDRRNREEVLELLCQPQYVGSSPEYTRWGFIDPYHQGTEAEPKQLLSFNQFYVNQANAPNGAEMLWVMTQMARWGLVPFPRNWVEIVERIRRVDVFGEAARGLGLPDTGRDRTPIQLFDGTVFNPDEPIQYLNNLSIKREVRIEEIVIDSVVGAA